The region CAGGCAGATGACCTCCGCGCCGTCCTCCTCGATGCAGCGCATGGCAACATCGCGCATGCGTGGGAAGACGCTATCCTCCTTGCCGCCCAGCAGTTTGGAGAAATCCGGCGGCTGATCGAAGCTGCGCACCGAGGCGCATTGGCGGTCGAAACCATATTCGCGGATGGCCTTGCGGTATCGCGGCAGCGCTGGTTTCCATTGTGCCAGCACCGAGAATTTTCCGCCGAGCGTCAGTGCGTAGAGCATCGAGGCCTTGCCCGCACCGATGACGGGAATGGAGAGGACGGAGCGGAGCATGACCATGCCGCTATCCGACATCGTGTCGATACAGACGGCGTCAAAGCCTTCGTCTTGCGCCCTACATCCGGCCTCGAAGATCGCAACATCCATCAGGCCCCAGTCATGCGGAGACATGAAGGATGTCGGGCCGCAGGTGACGGGGCGATAGGTCAGTTC is a window of Agrobacterium vaccinii DNA encoding:
- a CDS encoding aspartate/glutamate racemase family protein → MTRILVIVPFALDAEGVRNREAQSQYVPLPADWELTYRPVTCGPTSFMSPHDWGLMDVAIFEAGCRAQDEGFDAVCIDTMSDSGMVMLRSVLSIPVIGAGKASMLYALTLGGKFSVLAQWKPALPRYRKAIREYGFDRQCASVRSFDQPPDFSKLLGGKEDSVFPRMRDVAMRCIEEDGAEVICLGSTTMHQAGEYLAANLPVPVVNPGPLTYKLVETFLALGLTHGRDVYPPPVEPRLDMLHAMMKAGAEAEGKVKG